The Aquificaceae bacterium genome includes a region encoding these proteins:
- a CDS encoding aminodeoxychorismate/anthranilate synthase component II: protein MRVLVVDNYDSFTYNLVQYLQVLSADVAVRRNDEVSLQDIRRASPDAIVISPGPCTPREAGISVDLIREFYREIPILGVCLGHQSIGYAFGASIVRAKKLMHGKTSQISHTGEGIFEGLKNPFTAVRYHSLVIDRNTLPDFLKITAWSEDGEIMGIQHIAYPLFGVQFHPESVLSEEGMKLLENFLRIARERVLV from the coding sequence ATGCGGGTTCTTGTGGTGGACAACTACGACTCCTTTACCTACAATCTTGTTCAGTATCTTCAGGTTCTTTCTGCGGATGTGGCGGTAAGGAGAAACGATGAGGTAAGTCTTCAGGACATAAGAAGGGCAAGCCCGGATGCCATAGTCATATCTCCCGGTCCCTGCACCCCAAGGGAAGCGGGCATATCCGTTGATTTAATTAGGGAGTTTTACAGGGAAATCCCCATACTGGGTGTCTGTCTGGGGCACCAGTCCATAGGGTATGCCTTCGGTGCCAGTATTGTAAGGGCAAAAAAGCTCATGCACGGCAAAACATCCCAGATATCCCATACGGGAGAGGGTATCTTTGAAGGGCTGAAGAACCCATTTACTGCAGTGCGATACCACTCTCTGGTAATTGACAGAAATACTCTTCCGGACTTTTTGAAAATTACCGCATGGTCTGAGGACGGTGAGATAATGGGCATTCAGCATATTGCATATCCCCTCTTTGGGGTTCAGTTCCATCCGGAGTCTGTGCTTTCAGAAGAAGGTATGAAGCTTCTTGAAAACTTCCTGAGGATAGCAAGGGAAAGAGTTCTGGTATAA
- a CDS encoding histidine kinase — MLKIRLREWLYILLLASLLGFSISGFVASLHGQRLMPVMFLGLITSLYIFVLSFITTEINNRWLVRMLPDFLRTPFSLFLALVSGFLGAMGGYLTNEALGIVDLHLPMGKALSLSVFLGLMTASLGYLLYKLVSLQRREEESKRLLLEEHIRNLESQISPHFMFNTLNALAELVHQDPGKAEEAILALARLLRRSLHFEPLISLEDELNLLRDYWKVISLRFVGKIDLVVKVDEGLLSLKVPKFSLQVLVENALKHGLKLRHGRVEVRAYTEGNRKIVEVVDNGVGFEHIREGTGLSNLRKRLELCGGRLSYRRDKELTFFRMEFSEE, encoded by the coding sequence ATGTTGAAGATAAGGCTCAGAGAGTGGCTTTACATACTCCTGCTTGCTTCCCTTCTTGGCTTTTCCATATCGGGCTTTGTGGCATCACTTCATGGCCAGAGGCTAATGCCTGTTATGTTCCTCGGGCTTATAACCTCGCTCTACATATTTGTGCTTTCCTTCATTACCACAGAGATAAACAACCGCTGGCTTGTGAGGATGCTTCCAGATTTTCTCAGAACGCCTTTCAGTCTTTTTCTTGCACTGGTTTCCGGTTTTCTGGGTGCCATGGGTGGATACCTCACCAACGAAGCCCTTGGAATAGTAGACTTGCACCTGCCCATGGGCAAAGCCCTCAGCCTTTCAGTGTTTTTGGGGCTCATGACCGCATCTCTGGGTTATCTCCTCTACAAGCTGGTCTCTCTGCAGAGAAGAGAAGAAGAGAGCAAGAGACTTTTGCTGGAGGAACACATAAGGAACTTGGAGAGCCAGATAAGTCCTCATTTTATGTTCAACACCCTCAACGCACTGGCAGAGCTGGTTCATCAGGACCCGGGCAAGGCGGAAGAGGCCATACTGGCTCTGGCAAGGCTTTTGAGAAGAAGTCTCCACTTTGAGCCTCTTATAAGTCTGGAGGACGAGCTTAACCTGCTCAGAGACTACTGGAAGGTTATAAGCCTGAGGTTTGTGGGGAAGATTGACCTTGTTGTGAAAGTAGATGAAGGTCTTCTTAGCCTCAAGGTGCCCAAGTTTTCCCTTCAGGTGCTTGTTGAGAATGCTCTCAAGCATGGACTCAAGCTAAGGCATGGCAGGGTTGAGGTAAGGGCTTACACCGAAGGCAACAGGAAGATAGTTGAGGTTGTGGACAACGGCGTAGGCTTTGAACATATAAGAGAAGGGACTGGACTGTCCAACCTGAGGAAAAGGCTTGAGCTGTGCGGGGGCAGACTCAGCTACCGTAGGGATAAGGAATTGACTTTTTTCAGAATGGAGTTCAGTGAAGAGTAA
- a CDS encoding NAD(P)/FAD-dependent oxidoreductase yields MFDYAVVGGGIGGVLASALLSHIGKDVILFEALDYLGGCAGTFRRKGFYYNVGAATFVGAEENLPVGKIANFLKVELPIKPIDPAMVIYLGDRVIRRWKDRDQSLEEIKRAFPGLEHTSFWRRVYRVSDAMWSMWCDSLPYPSLTSPLRSLSRHPLDFFSTLLCNFFSARSVAGVYLGKFNSDYELFLTHHTLITAQGFLEEVPFSVASLGLTYPNLTNYYAVGGMGKLLDAFASSVKNISMKTRVKAIKRKPWGFLIETNRGNCEAKRVVLNTTIWKAGDLVEELREFSEIAKKRFWKLWGAFTIYMTVEGELPEDFAHHHFILLREPIPYTGSRSLFVSISERDDPVLSKEGTRSITVSTHTMLELWEGLSREEYEDRKERALEYCLETIYQYLPQLRSLKKVYVFAGTPRTFEVYTGRYRGSVGGVPLTKENFPFSYPSPVTPVEGIYLVGDTVFPGQGWPGVSMGVINLLKLIEKDFKLC; encoded by the coding sequence ATGTTTGACTATGCAGTAGTTGGCGGTGGTATAGGTGGAGTTCTCGCCTCCGCCCTTCTTTCACACATAGGAAAGGATGTTATCCTTTTTGAAGCCCTTGACTACCTCGGAGGCTGTGCGGGCACCTTCCGCAGAAAGGGTTTTTATTACAATGTGGGTGCTGCCACCTTTGTAGGGGCAGAGGAGAACCTTCCAGTTGGTAAGATAGCAAATTTTCTCAAAGTAGAGCTTCCCATAAAGCCAATAGACCCGGCTATGGTAATATACCTTGGTGATAGGGTTATAAGAAGGTGGAAGGACAGAGACCAGTCCCTTGAAGAGATAAAAAGGGCCTTTCCAGGGCTTGAGCACACCTCCTTCTGGAGGAGAGTCTACAGGGTAAGTGATGCCATGTGGAGCATGTGGTGCGACAGCCTGCCCTATCCAAGCCTTACATCTCCCCTCAGAAGTCTTTCAAGGCATCCTCTGGACTTTTTTTCCACCCTGTTGTGCAACTTCTTCAGTGCAAGAAGTGTAGCTGGCGTCTACCTTGGCAAATTCAACTCCGACTACGAGCTTTTTCTCACACACCACACTCTTATAACCGCTCAGGGCTTTCTGGAGGAAGTGCCCTTTTCCGTGGCATCTCTCGGGCTCACATACCCTAATCTTACCAACTACTACGCAGTGGGAGGTATGGGAAAACTGCTTGATGCCTTTGCCAGCAGTGTAAAAAACATAAGCATGAAGACCAGGGTAAAAGCCATAAAAAGAAAACCCTGGGGCTTTCTCATAGAGACCAACAGGGGAAACTGCGAGGCAAAGCGGGTGGTGCTCAACACCACCATATGGAAGGCGGGAGACCTTGTGGAAGAGCTGAGGGAATTCTCTGAGATTGCAAAAAAAAGGTTCTGGAAGTTGTGGGGTGCCTTTACTATATACATGACGGTAGAGGGAGAGCTCCCGGAGGATTTTGCCCACCACCACTTTATACTTCTGAGAGAGCCCATACCCTATACGGGAAGCAGGTCTCTGTTCGTGTCCATATCAGAGAGGGACGACCCTGTGCTCAGCAAGGAGGGAACAAGAAGCATCACCGTATCTACCCATACAATGCTTGAGCTGTGGGAAGGTCTTTCCAGAGAGGAGTATGAAGACAGGAAAGAGAGGGCTCTTGAATACTGCCTTGAGACCATATACCAGTATCTTCCTCAGCTCAGGAGCTTAAAGAAGGTTTATGTATTTGCAGGCACTCCCAGAACCTTTGAAGTTTACACGGGCAGATACAGAGGTTCGGTAGGCGGTGTGCCCCTCACAAAAGAAAACTTCCCCTTCTCCTACCCCTCACCCGTTACACCGGTGGAGGGTATCTATCTGGTGGGTGATACTGTCTTCCCGGGTCAGGGATGGCCAGGGGTCAGCATGGGTGTCATAAACCTTCTTAAGCTCATAGAGAAGGACTTCAAGCTATGTTGA
- a CDS encoding flippase-like domain-containing protein has translation MHRSILYGIILTFLFVAGSLIYIMKKTLTKDFLGVLLHADKKYLLLSILFMFFYHSFDNLRLFVLSRAMRLRYSFSYGYVVSLINTFGATITPAHMGGEFMSVYTLSRKGGKLHKVMSIVTMKTVTGMAFFILALPYVLLHLYRNPSHGVRIIYILLFFFLLGLLIYALFRLFSNRRTAENQRFVQKFKYTLKRYVVVSRIFLRDKKGSILVACVSSVLLYLSFLASGAFLLKSLNPAPYLITLMEHQLMLLYAIFLSPTPGGSGVGEVGALYAFEPFLELSLLGGFSLLWRFITQYLSAIIGGILLALLLLKDARRFRNA, from the coding sequence ATGCACAGGTCAATTCTGTATGGCATAATTCTTACTTTCCTGTTCGTTGCAGGGTCTCTCATTTACATAATGAAGAAGACACTTACAAAGGACTTTCTGGGTGTGCTACTTCACGCAGACAAGAAGTATCTGCTCCTATCCATTCTGTTCATGTTCTTTTACCACAGCTTTGACAATCTCAGACTTTTTGTGCTCTCAAGGGCTATGAGGCTAAGGTATTCCTTTTCCTATGGTTATGTTGTCTCTCTCATAAACACCTTTGGGGCAACCATAACACCCGCCCATATGGGCGGAGAATTCATGTCCGTGTATACCCTTTCAAGGAAAGGGGGGAAACTGCACAAGGTTATGAGCATAGTTACTATGAAAACTGTAACTGGTATGGCCTTTTTTATACTGGCTCTTCCATATGTTCTTCTTCATTTATACAGAAACCCCTCACACGGAGTGAGAATAATCTACATCTTGCTTTTTTTCTTCCTTCTGGGCTTGCTCATATACGCACTCTTCAGGCTCTTTTCAAACAGAAGAACCGCAGAAAATCAGAGATTTGTGCAGAAGTTTAAATACACCCTCAAGAGGTATGTGGTGGTCTCAAGGATATTCCTCAGGGATAAAAAGGGGAGCATACTCGTTGCATGCGTCAGCAGCGTGCTTCTCTACCTATCCTTCCTGGCATCGGGAGCTTTTCTTCTCAAAAGCCTGAACCCAGCACCATATCTTATAACTCTTATGGAACACCAGCTTATGCTTCTTTATGCCATATTTTTAAGCCCTACTCCTGGAGGTAGCGGCGTGGGAGAAGTGGGAGCGCTTTATGCCTTCGAGCCCTTTCTTGAACTTTCTCTTCTTGGAGGTTTTTCTTTGCTCTGGAGGTTCATAACACAATATCTGAGTGCCATCATCGGCGGTATCCTGCTTGCCCTTCTTCTCTTAAAGGATGCAAGAAGGTTCAGAAATGCCTGA
- a CDS encoding nucleotidyltransferase domain-containing protein encodes MRATIYSDGAKLIYLKRDELLRNLESLAQELAREIPEVDALYLFGSLARGEQRGLSDVDLLAVVSVPLNRSNFWKVYERVFNFMADRLQLEFDLIVVEKNKAEETLRRLGTYLLISKT; translated from the coding sequence ATGCGTGCGACCATATACTCAGATGGTGCAAAACTCATATACCTGAAGAGGGATGAGCTCCTCAGGAACCTTGAGAGCCTTGCTCAGGAGCTCGCCAGAGAAATTCCAGAGGTAGACGCTCTGTATCTTTTTGGTTCTCTTGCAAGGGGTGAACAAAGGGGATTAAGCGATGTGGACCTTCTTGCGGTGGTGAGTGTGCCCCTCAACAGGTCCAACTTCTGGAAGGTGTATGAGAGGGTGTTTAACTTTATGGCGGATAGGTTACAGCTGGAGTTTGACCTCATTGTGGTAGAGAAAAATAAGGCGGAGGAAACCCTCAGAAGGCTCGGGACTTACCTTCTTATCTCAAAAACTTGA
- a CDS encoding DsrE family protein, protein MKVIFGLLLFLFFAHAQPHGKSVQTPYTVPFKVVYELFLDHPEKIRPALGWISNVIFVLTNPPYNYSPEDIQIVVVSHGRELPVFATRNRDQYADIVERLESLSLYGVKFKVCKMAAEQIYGLSEKDFYPFVELVPSAITEIIHWQLQGYALMIPQVFEIRR, encoded by the coding sequence GATTGCTTTTGTTTTTGTTTTTTGCCCACGCTCAGCCACATGGTAAGTCTGTTCAGACGCCCTATACAGTGCCTTTCAAAGTGGTCTATGAGCTGTTTCTGGACCATCCAGAGAAAATAAGGCCAGCGCTGGGGTGGATATCGAACGTTATTTTTGTGCTTACCAACCCACCCTACAACTACAGCCCCGAAGACATTCAGATAGTGGTGGTTTCCCATGGCAGGGAGCTTCCTGTATTCGCTACAAGAAACAGAGACCAGTATGCAGACATAGTGGAGAGGCTTGAGAGCCTGAGCCTGTATGGGGTCAAATTCAAGGTATGCAAGATGGCTGCAGAGCAGATATACGGTCTTTCTGAAAAGGATTTTTATCCCTTTGTGGAGCTTGTCCCCTCTGCCATAACAGAGATAATCCACTGGCAACTGCAGGGCTACGCTCTTATGATTCCTCAAGTTTTTGAGATAAGAAGGTAA
- a CDS encoding HEPN domain-containing protein: MNRWKDWWEQALRDREKAELDLEHGYYEWACFTAQQSAEKALKAFSMYKGFEPWGHSLLALLKALRQAGFEFPPKLESSAKRLDLYYIPTRYPNGLPAGKPSEYYTEEEAIDALNACDHILRWCKTHIPEEG; this comes from the coding sequence ATGAACCGCTGGAAAGACTGGTGGGAGCAGGCTCTCAGAGACAGAGAGAAGGCAGAGCTTGACCTTGAGCATGGATATTACGAGTGGGCTTGCTTTACAGCCCAGCAATCTGCAGAAAAAGCTCTAAAAGCCTTCTCCATGTATAAGGGTTTTGAACCTTGGGGTCATTCTCTGCTTGCCCTTTTGAAAGCCCTCAGGCAGGCCGGTTTTGAGTTTCCCCCCAAGCTAGAAAGCTCAGCAAAGAGGCTTGACCTTTACTACATTCCCACGAGATACCCTAACGGTCTGCCGGCGGGTAAGCCTTCAGAATACTACACGGAGGAGGAAGCCATTGATGCACTCAATGCGTGCGACCATATACTCAGATGGTGCAAAACTCATATACCTGAAGAGGGATGA
- the glgB gene encoding 1,4-alpha-glucan branching protein GlgB: MAVSHHFSLLTDYDVYLFREGSHCRLYEKLGCHLFEDGAYFALWAPHAEQVFVFGDFNGWDKWSLPLKRREDGSGIWEGFVEGVRKGHKYKYHLYTHWGYWTDRADPFGFFHEKPPGTASVVWDLSYSWQGDEWLRRRKELNHHRAPISIYEVHLGSWRRVPEEGNRWLSYKELAPLLAQYVKEMGFTHVEFLPVMEHPFYGSWGYQITGYFAPTSRYGTPQDFMYLVDYLHQQGIGVILDWVPSHFPTDGHGLAYFDGTHLYEYGDWRKGWHPDWHSYIFDYGKGEVRSFLLSSAHFWLEKYHVDGLRVDAVASMLYLDYSRHEWVPNIYGGKENLEAIDFLRKFNVCLYGNFEGIQTVAEESTAFPMVSRPAYLGGLGFGFKWNMGWMNDTLFYMSKDPIYRKYHHHQLTFSIWYAFYENFILPLSHDEVVHGKGSLISKMPGDYWQKFANLRLLFAYMWTHPGKKLLFMGGEFAQWREWSHEESLDWHLLNYDSHRGIQRLVKDLNRLYRQERALHELDCEHEGFEWVDFSDWEASIISYLRKSSEGELLLVVCNFTPVPRFDYRIGVPEAGFWKEILNTDSEIYGGSNLGNLGGVHAEEVSFHGRPYSVSLTLPPLAVAVFKWVGRESNPRPTD, from the coding sequence ATGGCTGTGAGCCACCACTTCTCCCTTCTTACGGACTACGATGTTTATCTTTTCAGGGAAGGTTCTCACTGCAGGCTCTATGAAAAACTGGGCTGTCATCTTTTTGAGGATGGTGCTTACTTTGCCCTCTGGGCGCCTCATGCAGAGCAGGTTTTTGTCTTTGGAGACTTCAACGGCTGGGACAAGTGGTCTCTTCCCCTGAAAAGAAGGGAGGATGGCTCTGGCATATGGGAAGGCTTTGTGGAGGGCGTTAGAAAAGGTCATAAATACAAATACCACCTCTACACCCATTGGGGCTACTGGACAGACAGAGCGGACCCTTTTGGCTTTTTTCATGAAAAACCGCCGGGCACCGCCTCTGTGGTGTGGGACCTCAGCTACAGCTGGCAGGGCGATGAGTGGCTAAGAAGGAGGAAGGAGCTCAACCACCATCGGGCACCCATAAGCATATATGAGGTTCATCTTGGTTCGTGGAGGAGGGTTCCGGAGGAAGGCAACAGGTGGCTGAGCTACAAGGAGCTTGCTCCACTTCTTGCCCAGTATGTGAAGGAGATGGGCTTTACCCATGTGGAGTTTTTGCCCGTTATGGAGCACCCCTTTTATGGCTCATGGGGTTATCAGATTACCGGCTACTTTGCACCCACATCCCGCTACGGCACGCCCCAGGACTTCATGTATCTTGTGGACTACCTGCATCAGCAGGGCATTGGCGTCATACTGGACTGGGTCCCCTCACACTTTCCCACAGACGGGCACGGGCTTGCCTACTTTGATGGAACACACCTCTATGAGTATGGAGACTGGAGGAAGGGCTGGCACCCTGACTGGCATAGCTACATTTTTGACTATGGGAAAGGTGAGGTGCGTTCTTTTCTTCTGAGTTCAGCTCATTTCTGGCTTGAAAAGTACCATGTGGATGGACTAAGAGTTGATGCGGTGGCAAGCATGCTCTACCTGGACTACTCAAGGCACGAGTGGGTCCCCAACATCTATGGAGGAAAGGAAAACCTTGAGGCAATAGACTTTTTGAGAAAGTTCAACGTATGCCTCTACGGGAACTTTGAAGGTATCCAGACGGTGGCAGAGGAGTCCACAGCCTTTCCTATGGTGAGCAGGCCGGCATACCTTGGCGGGCTTGGTTTTGGTTTTAAGTGGAACATGGGCTGGATGAATGACACCCTCTTTTACATGTCCAAGGACCCCATATACAGGAAGTACCATCACCATCAGCTCACCTTCAGCATCTGGTATGCCTTCTATGAAAACTTTATACTTCCCCTTTCCCATGACGAGGTGGTTCATGGAAAGGGCTCATTGATTTCTAAAATGCCAGGTGACTACTGGCAGAAGTTTGCAAACCTCAGGCTTCTTTTTGCCTACATGTGGACACATCCCGGCAAAAAGCTTCTTTTTATGGGCGGTGAATTCGCCCAGTGGAGGGAGTGGAGCCATGAGGAAAGCCTTGACTGGCACCTGTTAAACTATGATAGCCACAGGGGAATTCAAAGGCTTGTAAAGGATTTAAACAGGCTCTACAGACAGGAGAGGGCTCTGCACGAGCTTGACTGCGAACACGAGGGCTTTGAGTGGGTGGACTTTTCAGACTGGGAAGCCAGCATAATAAGCTACCTGAGAAAATCCTCAGAGGGTGAGCTTTTGCTGGTGGTCTGCAACTTCACTCCAGTGCCCCGTTTTGATTACAGGATTGGAGTGCCAGAGGCAGGTTTCTGGAAGGAGATATTAAACACAGACTCAGAGATATATGGGGGCAGTAATCTTGGAAACCTTGGAGGAGTGCACGCAGAGGAAGTATCTTTCCATGGAAGACCTTACTCTGTAAGCCTGACGCTTCCACCCCTTGCAGTGGCAGTGTTCAAATGGGTCGGGCGGGAGTCGAACCCGCGACCCACGGATTAA
- the purD gene encoding phosphoribosylamine--glycine ligase, whose amino-acid sequence MKVLVVGNGGREHAIAWKLSQSPLVKALYCARGNAGTSRIAQNIPVEPTDIKALADFAQREGIDFTVVGPEAPLVAGIVDEFERRGLRIFGPDSRASMLEGSKAFAKEFMQKYGIPTAEFHIFEDPQRAKSFVRDFGVPVVIKVDGLASGKGVIVCKNYEEAFQAIDRLMVRKSLGDAGSRVVVEEYLEGEEASYIVMLNGDRYVPLPTSQDHKRLLDGDMGPNTGGMGAYSPNPFVDEAMEKLIKEHIVERVIRGLKEEGIYYRGFLYVGLMLTGKGPKVLEFNARLGDPEAQPLLVRTKGDLLRILLDFYEGREIHIEIDQRNALCVVLASKGYPEKPEDGKEIIGIEEVENMEDVVVFHAGTERRDGKVYTKGGRVLNVCAWGADLYEARERAYGAVEKIRFEGMHYRRDIGLRGIRILTGRTGS is encoded by the coding sequence GTGAAGGTTCTCGTAGTCGGAAACGGCGGCAGGGAGCATGCCATAGCATGGAAGCTCTCTCAGAGTCCTCTTGTGAAAGCCCTCTACTGTGCAAGGGGAAATGCAGGAACATCAAGAATAGCTCAGAATATCCCTGTAGAGCCAACTGATATAAAAGCCCTTGCAGACTTCGCCCAGAGGGAAGGTATTGACTTTACGGTGGTTGGACCTGAGGCCCCGCTGGTGGCTGGTATTGTTGATGAGTTTGAGAGGAGGGGTCTTAGAATCTTTGGACCAGATAGTAGGGCTTCCATGCTTGAGGGAAGCAAGGCCTTTGCCAAGGAGTTTATGCAGAAGTATGGCATTCCCACCGCAGAGTTTCACATATTTGAAGACCCTCAGAGGGCAAAGAGCTTTGTAAGGGACTTTGGAGTGCCTGTGGTTATAAAGGTGGATGGTCTCGCCAGTGGTAAGGGGGTGATTGTCTGTAAAAACTATGAGGAAGCCTTTCAGGCTATAGACAGGCTCATGGTAAGGAAAAGTCTCGGAGATGCAGGCTCAAGGGTGGTGGTGGAGGAATATTTAGAAGGTGAGGAGGCTTCCTATATAGTGATGCTCAACGGCGATAGATATGTGCCCCTTCCCACCTCTCAGGACCACAAGAGACTTCTTGACGGTGATATGGGTCCCAATACGGGCGGTATGGGGGCATATTCACCGAATCCTTTCGTTGACGAAGCTATGGAAAAGCTCATAAAGGAACACATAGTGGAAAGGGTAATAAGAGGGCTGAAGGAGGAGGGGATTTATTACAGAGGCTTTCTTTATGTGGGTCTTATGCTCACAGGCAAGGGACCGAAGGTGCTTGAGTTCAACGCAAGGCTTGGAGACCCGGAAGCTCAACCGCTTCTCGTGAGAACAAAGGGAGATCTGCTTCGGATACTTCTTGACTTTTATGAGGGAAGGGAAATACACATTGAGATAGACCAGAGAAACGCACTCTGCGTTGTGCTTGCAAGCAAAGGCTATCCGGAAAAGCCGGAGGATGGTAAGGAGATTATCGGGATTGAGGAAGTTGAGAATATGGAGGATGTGGTTGTCTTTCATGCGGGGACAGAAAGGAGGGACGGAAAGGTATACACAAAGGGAGGAAGAGTTCTCAATGTGTGTGCATGGGGAGCGGACCTATACGAAGCGAGGGAAAGGGCTTACGGGGCAGTTGAGAAGATAAGGTTTGAAGGCATGCACTACAGGAGGGATATAGGTCTGAGGGGTATCAGGATATTAACTGGAAGAACAGGCTCCTGA
- the lpxK gene encoding tetraacyldisaccharide 4'-kinase: MQEGSEMPEILNPYLWAIGFRNWAYDNGLISQCRFSLPVISVGNLSLGGSGKSSLVRHIATLLRDFRVCIISRGYRRRTKGTLLVSEWGRVLAGWEDAGDESYMLARLLPEVSVLVDEDRCRGTRYALERLKPELIILDDGFQHRKIHRDLNILLLRKRDFSDRLLPFGRLREPLKSMKRADVIVLSYAELEDFDWKHPEKPTLKMRRGGWKVVRSSDGSVLEDFRNLSFVAFSGLGDNEQFFKILTGMGIALEKTISLPDHYSYRGFNIDRGRLYITTLKDLVKLQPAENLFYLDFEVSVDGLKEILERSIINRLQRVGSSAGRATDS; encoded by the coding sequence ATGCAAGAAGGTTCAGAAATGCCTGAAATTCTCAACCCATACCTCTGGGCGATAGGCTTCAGAAACTGGGCTTACGACAATGGGCTAATTTCCCAGTGCAGGTTTTCCCTGCCAGTTATCTCTGTGGGCAACCTTTCCCTTGGAGGAAGCGGTAAAAGTTCACTTGTGAGGCACATTGCCACTCTTCTCAGGGATTTCAGGGTATGCATAATCTCGCGTGGATATAGGAGAAGAACTAAGGGCACCTTGCTGGTTTCTGAATGGGGCAGGGTGCTGGCGGGCTGGGAAGATGCAGGGGACGAATCCTATATGCTGGCAAGGCTTCTGCCAGAGGTGAGCGTGCTCGTGGACGAAGACAGGTGCAGGGGGACGAGATATGCCCTTGAGAGGCTAAAGCCTGAGCTTATAATCCTTGATGATGGCTTTCAGCACAGAAAAATACACAGAGACCTGAACATACTTCTTCTGAGAAAGAGAGACTTTTCAGACAGGCTTTTGCCCTTTGGAAGGCTGAGAGAGCCTCTCAAAAGCATGAAGAGGGCAGATGTGATAGTGCTTTCTTACGCAGAGCTTGAAGATTTTGACTGGAAGCATCCAGAAAAACCAACATTGAAGATGAGAAGAGGGGGCTGGAAAGTGGTAAGAAGCTCAGATGGAAGTGTTCTTGAAGATTTCAGGAACCTCAGCTTTGTAGCCTTTTCAGGTCTTGGGGACAACGAGCAGTTTTTCAAAATCCTCACAGGAATGGGCATAGCCCTTGAGAAAACCATATCACTTCCTGACCACTACAGCTACAGAGGCTTTAATATAGACAGGGGCAGGCTCTACATAACAACACTGAAGGACCTTGTCAAGCTCCAGCCCGCAGAGAACCTTTTTTATCTTGACTTTGAGGTAAGCGTGGATGGATTGAAAGAGATTCTGGAGAGGTCTATAATTAATAGACTGCAAAGGGTCGGTAGCTCAGCTGGCAGAGCAACGGACTCTTAA
- a CDS encoding flavin reductase family protein — MDSLKNSHYAHALPPPEGTSPALQKNFKTLQDAYFLGYVPRPVAVVCVGENPLAVAWHMPANKEPFLYAAAIARENYSHRLIVEGVDFTVNFLPEDYLEDILTAGRHHGDQTDKWKLFKRLRPFRALKVKALAIEQSLLLYECTQERVMELPDHSLLIGRVELIHYRKGRLKPEKVKYPLHMGKAYFSRNSKAYIYK, encoded by the coding sequence ATGGACAGCCTGAAAAACAGCCACTACGCCCATGCCTTGCCTCCTCCTGAAGGGACCTCCCCCGCCCTTCAGAAAAATTTTAAGACTCTACAGGATGCCTACTTTTTGGGTTATGTGCCAAGACCGGTTGCAGTGGTGTGCGTTGGAGAAAACCCACTGGCGGTCGCCTGGCACATGCCCGCAAACAAAGAGCCCTTTCTGTATGCAGCGGCCATAGCAAGAGAAAACTACAGCCACAGGCTAATCGTAGAGGGCGTGGACTTTACGGTAAACTTCCTGCCAGAAGACTACCTTGAGGATATTCTGACTGCAGGGAGACACCATGGAGACCAGACGGACAAGTGGAAACTTTTTAAGAGGCTCAGACCCTTCAGAGCCCTGAAAGTTAAAGCCCTTGCCATAGAACAATCCCTTCTTTTGTATGAGTGCACCCAGGAGAGGGTTATGGAGCTCCCCGACCACAGCCTTCTTATAGGAAGGGTGGAGCTCATACACTACAGAAAAGGCAGGCTGAAGCCTGAAAAGGTTAAATATCCCCTTCACATGGGCAAGGCTTATTTCTCAAGAAACTCAAAGGCTTATATTTATAAGTGA
- a CDS encoding DUF454 family protein — MKRGVYRLFGFSFFGLGTLGIFLPILPTVPLYLLAIIMLSRASKRDIVRLKKLPFIGERIYPYIRKSVKYLRRWNTRPQSLSI; from the coding sequence ATGAAAAGAGGTGTTTACAGACTTTTTGGCTTTTCTTTCTTCGGGCTCGGCACTCTTGGCATATTCCTTCCCATCTTACCCACAGTCCCCCTGTATCTGCTTGCCATAATAATGCTTTCCAGAGCATCCAAAAGGGACATAGTGAGGCTCAAAAAGTTGCCTTTTATAGGTGAAAGGATATACCCATACATCAGGAAGTCTGTAAAATACCTCAGAAGATGGAATACACGACCGCAAAGTTTATCCATTTAA